A part of Miscanthus floridulus cultivar M001 chromosome 6, ASM1932011v1, whole genome shotgun sequence genomic DNA contains:
- the LOC136456330 gene encoding probable serine/threonine-protein kinase SIS8 isoform X2 — translation MDETPSSSGQSEASSCEPNWWPPDLLEKIESASISRKQDVLGNLRSSSWKASQLLWSTGFYSGLIPNGFYSIIPDKKLKETFPTIPSLDDLQNLEADGLKADIIIVDTERDKKIFMLKQLSAALVKGLSSSPALVIKKIAGLVFDCFKRQNPDACPARGSIEDTHFFGNKGPQLLGQIRHGSCRPRAILFKVLADAVGLESKLVVGLPDDGVVGFVDSYKHMSVVVSLNSMELLVDLMRFPGQLIPFSAKAIFISHISAAGESDSAENDSCDSPLEPNSPLYGLSDKVEAEGIESSSNLSGRSLCNMMLRSRTFSEGKLSPEHPLMRARGRSILGGEKQSFQEYTESGAASRSDGLEGTSTSNARRIRRRSISITPEIGDDIVRAVRAMNETLKQNRLQRDHVEGSCSYVTEDQSNANDCPNKDDASRGIGAIDSDSRNRTGSTQRAVSLPSSPHEYRGQVTPKNDDFISKEKMALAWNKVFKSSPFLNKPLLPFEEWNIDFSEITIGTRVGIGFFGEVFRGIWNGTDVAIKVFLEQDLTTENMEDFCNEIYILSRLRHPNVILFLGACITPPHLSMVTEYMEMGSLYYLIHMSGQKKKLSWRRRLKIIRDICRGLMCIHRMKIVHRDLKSANCLVNKHWTVKICDFGLSRVMIDSPMTDNSSAGTPEWMAPELIRNEPFTEKCDIFSLGVIMWELCTLSRPWEGISPVQVVYAVANEGSRLEIPEGPLGRLIADCWAEPENRPSCQEILTRLLDCEYTVS, via the exons ATGGATGAAACACCATCTAGTTCTGGGCAATCCGAAGCTAGTTCATGTGAACCTAATTGGTGGCCACCAGACTTATTAGAGAAGATAGAGTCTGCTTCCATATCAAGGAAACAGGATGTTTTGGGTAATCTAAGGTCCTCATCCTGGAAGGCTTCTCAATTACTGTGGTCAACAGGATTTTATTCAGGGTTAATCCCTAATGGTTTCTATTCAATCATCCCG GATAAAAAGTTGAAGGAGACTTTCCCAACAATTCCATCACTAGATGACTTGCAAAATCTTGAAGCAGATGGGCTTAAGGCTGACATAATTATTGTAGACACTGAGAGGGATAAGAAGATTTTCATGTTGAAGCAGCTTAGTGCTGCACTTGTGAAAGGGTTAAGCTCTAGCCCAGCATTAGTGATAAAGAAAATAGCAGGTTTG GTTTTTGACTGCTTCAAGCGACAAAATCCTGATGCCTGTCCAGCAAGAGGCTCGATTGAAGATACCCATTTTTTTGGAAATAAAGGACCACAACTTCTAGGGCAGATAAGACATGGATCATGCCGACCCCGAGCTATTCTATTTAAAGTTCTTGCAGATGCCGTTGGCCTTGAGAGTAAACTTGTAGTT GGTCTACCTGATGACGGTGTTGTTGGATTTGTGGACTCTTACAAACATATGTCTGTGGTAGTTTCGCTAAACTCTATGGAACTGCTAGTGGATCTTATGCGATTTCCAGGCCAGTTGATTCCGTTTTCAGCTAAGGCTATCTTTATATCGCATATATCTGCTGCGGGGGAAAGTGACTCAGCTGAAAATGACTCCTGTGATTCTCCCCTTGAGCCCAACAGCCCTCTTTATGGATTGTCTGATAAAGTTGAAGCTGAAGG AATTGAATCTTCATCAAATCTATCTGGACGATCACTGTGTAATATGATGTTGAGATCAAGGACATTTTCTGAAGGGAAATTAAG TCCTGAGCATCCATTAATGAGAGCAAGGGGAAGATCTATACTTGGTGGTGAGAAGCAATCATTTCAAGAATACACAGAATCTGGAGCTGCTTCAAG ATCAGATGGTCTTGAGGGCACTTCAACTTCTAATGCTCGAAGAATAAGGCGAAGAAGCATTAGCATCACCCCTGAGATTGGAGATGACATTGTGAG GGCAGTTCGGGCTATGAACGAAACACTAAAGCAAAATCGCCTCCAAAGGGATCATGTCGAAGGTTCATGCTCATATGTTACGGAAGACCAAAGCAACGCCAATGACTGCCCAAATAAA GATGATGCATCTCGGGGAATTGGTGCTATTGACAGTGACTCAAGAAACCGAACTGGTTCTACTCAGAGGGCCGTGTCATTACCTTCTTCGCCTCATGAATATAGGGGTCAAGTTACCCCCAAAAATGATGATTTTATAAGTAAAGAGAAGATGGCATTGGCATGGAACAAAGTTTTCAAGAGCTCCCCATTTCTTAATAAGCCTTTGCTGCCATTTGAGGAATGGAACATAGATTTCTCCGAGATAACAATTGGCACGCGGGTTGGAATAG GATTCTTTGGAGAAGTTTTCCGTGGTATATGGAATGGAACTGATGTTGCCATCAAAGTGTTTCTAGAACAGGATCTGACAACTGAAAACATGGAAGATTTTTGCAACGAGATATACATCCTGAG CCGGTTACGACACCCAAATG TTATATTGTTTCTTGGTGCATGCATTACACCTCCACACTTGTCAATGGTTACTGAATATATGGAAATGGGATCACTGTACTATCTCATCCATATGAGTGGTCAGAAAAAGAAACTTAGTTGGCGTAGGAGGTTGAAAATTATCCGTGATATATGCAG GGGATTGATGTGCATACACCGCATGAAGATAGTTCACAGGGATCTCAAAAGTGCAAACTGcctggtgaacaagcattggactgTCAAGATCTGTGACTTTGGTCTATCTCGAGTGATGATTGATAGTCCTATGACTGATAATTCCTCTGCTGGCACCCCAGAATGGATGGCCCCTGAGCTTATACGGAATGAACCTTTTACAGAGAAATGTGATATATTCAGCCTTGGTGTTATCATGTGGGAGCTGTGCACATTGAGTCGCCCATGGGAAGGCATCTCCCCAGTTCAA GTGGTGTACGCAGTTGCTAATGAAGGGTCACGGCTTGAGATTCCTGAAGGACCTCTCGGCAGGTTAATTGCAG ATTGCTGGGCAGAGCCTGAGAATCGGCCGAGCTGCCAGGAGATCCTAACCCGTTTGCTGGACTGCGAATACACTGTCAGCTGA
- the LOC136456330 gene encoding probable serine/threonine-protein kinase SIS8 isoform X1 gives MDETPSSSGQSEASSCEPNWWPPDLLEKIESASISRKQDVLGNLRSSSWKASQLLWSTGFYSGLIPNGFYSIIPDKKLKETFPTIPSLDDLQNLEADGLKADIIIVDTERDKKIFMLKQLSAALVKGLSSSPALVIKKIAGLVFDCFKRQNPDACPARGSIEDTHFFGNKGPQLLGQIRHGSCRPRAILFKVLADAVGLESKLVVGLPDDGVVGFVDSYKHMSVVVSLNSMELLVDLMRFPGQLIPFSAKAIFISHISAAGESDSAENDSCDSPLEPNSPLYGLSDKVEAEGIESSSNLSGRSLCNMMLRSRTFSEGKLSTSCSEPNIANAFWRRSQRRGVAEEPRGASSSPEHPLMRARGRSILGGEKQSFQEYTESGAASRSDGLEGTSTSNARRIRRRSISITPEIGDDIVRAVRAMNETLKQNRLQRDHVEGSCSYVTEDQSNANDCPNKDDASRGIGAIDSDSRNRTGSTQRAVSLPSSPHEYRGQVTPKNDDFISKEKMALAWNKVFKSSPFLNKPLLPFEEWNIDFSEITIGTRVGIGFFGEVFRGIWNGTDVAIKVFLEQDLTTENMEDFCNEIYILSRLRHPNVILFLGACITPPHLSMVTEYMEMGSLYYLIHMSGQKKKLSWRRRLKIIRDICRGLMCIHRMKIVHRDLKSANCLVNKHWTVKICDFGLSRVMIDSPMTDNSSAGTPEWMAPELIRNEPFTEKCDIFSLGVIMWELCTLSRPWEGISPVQVVYAVANEGSRLEIPEGPLGRLIADCWAEPENRPSCQEILTRLLDCEYTVS, from the exons ATGGATGAAACACCATCTAGTTCTGGGCAATCCGAAGCTAGTTCATGTGAACCTAATTGGTGGCCACCAGACTTATTAGAGAAGATAGAGTCTGCTTCCATATCAAGGAAACAGGATGTTTTGGGTAATCTAAGGTCCTCATCCTGGAAGGCTTCTCAATTACTGTGGTCAACAGGATTTTATTCAGGGTTAATCCCTAATGGTTTCTATTCAATCATCCCG GATAAAAAGTTGAAGGAGACTTTCCCAACAATTCCATCACTAGATGACTTGCAAAATCTTGAAGCAGATGGGCTTAAGGCTGACATAATTATTGTAGACACTGAGAGGGATAAGAAGATTTTCATGTTGAAGCAGCTTAGTGCTGCACTTGTGAAAGGGTTAAGCTCTAGCCCAGCATTAGTGATAAAGAAAATAGCAGGTTTG GTTTTTGACTGCTTCAAGCGACAAAATCCTGATGCCTGTCCAGCAAGAGGCTCGATTGAAGATACCCATTTTTTTGGAAATAAAGGACCACAACTTCTAGGGCAGATAAGACATGGATCATGCCGACCCCGAGCTATTCTATTTAAAGTTCTTGCAGATGCCGTTGGCCTTGAGAGTAAACTTGTAGTT GGTCTACCTGATGACGGTGTTGTTGGATTTGTGGACTCTTACAAACATATGTCTGTGGTAGTTTCGCTAAACTCTATGGAACTGCTAGTGGATCTTATGCGATTTCCAGGCCAGTTGATTCCGTTTTCAGCTAAGGCTATCTTTATATCGCATATATCTGCTGCGGGGGAAAGTGACTCAGCTGAAAATGACTCCTGTGATTCTCCCCTTGAGCCCAACAGCCCTCTTTATGGATTGTCTGATAAAGTTGAAGCTGAAGG AATTGAATCTTCATCAAATCTATCTGGACGATCACTGTGTAATATGATGTTGAGATCAAGGACATTTTCTGAAGGGAAATTAAG CACGTCATGTAGTGAACCAAATATAGCAAATGCCTTTTGGAGGCGCAGCCAAAGGAGAGGAGTTGCCGAGGAACCCCGTGGTGCTAGTTCCAG TCCTGAGCATCCATTAATGAGAGCAAGGGGAAGATCTATACTTGGTGGTGAGAAGCAATCATTTCAAGAATACACAGAATCTGGAGCTGCTTCAAG ATCAGATGGTCTTGAGGGCACTTCAACTTCTAATGCTCGAAGAATAAGGCGAAGAAGCATTAGCATCACCCCTGAGATTGGAGATGACATTGTGAG GGCAGTTCGGGCTATGAACGAAACACTAAAGCAAAATCGCCTCCAAAGGGATCATGTCGAAGGTTCATGCTCATATGTTACGGAAGACCAAAGCAACGCCAATGACTGCCCAAATAAA GATGATGCATCTCGGGGAATTGGTGCTATTGACAGTGACTCAAGAAACCGAACTGGTTCTACTCAGAGGGCCGTGTCATTACCTTCTTCGCCTCATGAATATAGGGGTCAAGTTACCCCCAAAAATGATGATTTTATAAGTAAAGAGAAGATGGCATTGGCATGGAACAAAGTTTTCAAGAGCTCCCCATTTCTTAATAAGCCTTTGCTGCCATTTGAGGAATGGAACATAGATTTCTCCGAGATAACAATTGGCACGCGGGTTGGAATAG GATTCTTTGGAGAAGTTTTCCGTGGTATATGGAATGGAACTGATGTTGCCATCAAAGTGTTTCTAGAACAGGATCTGACAACTGAAAACATGGAAGATTTTTGCAACGAGATATACATCCTGAG CCGGTTACGACACCCAAATG TTATATTGTTTCTTGGTGCATGCATTACACCTCCACACTTGTCAATGGTTACTGAATATATGGAAATGGGATCACTGTACTATCTCATCCATATGAGTGGTCAGAAAAAGAAACTTAGTTGGCGTAGGAGGTTGAAAATTATCCGTGATATATGCAG GGGATTGATGTGCATACACCGCATGAAGATAGTTCACAGGGATCTCAAAAGTGCAAACTGcctggtgaacaagcattggactgTCAAGATCTGTGACTTTGGTCTATCTCGAGTGATGATTGATAGTCCTATGACTGATAATTCCTCTGCTGGCACCCCAGAATGGATGGCCCCTGAGCTTATACGGAATGAACCTTTTACAGAGAAATGTGATATATTCAGCCTTGGTGTTATCATGTGGGAGCTGTGCACATTGAGTCGCCCATGGGAAGGCATCTCCCCAGTTCAA GTGGTGTACGCAGTTGCTAATGAAGGGTCACGGCTTGAGATTCCTGAAGGACCTCTCGGCAGGTTAATTGCAG ATTGCTGGGCAGAGCCTGAGAATCGGCCGAGCTGCCAGGAGATCCTAACCCGTTTGCTGGACTGCGAATACACTGTCAGCTGA